Proteins from a single region of Macaca fascicularis isolate 582-1 chromosome 5, T2T-MFA8v1.1:
- the FAM149A gene encoding protein FAM149A isoform X12 — MLFEEKVNPQTQSLLAECEEWTRRSLHLRVLGGQLTLPTDEGVQHLQGSTAASTAHRPPLSACGRSSNIRELCISGSQIVPAALSASALPGPDGTGVADLTACSSLEEEVYHVDGKIEEYFAFDRKEDDDECLEQKPAQPGRKRRKLGLPPVSPHECVKDAVMAEVFDHVWTNVVELLEELIRKHWETTLTEGKKQREKLKVAGNRCPHVLIPHTHADGASGSPSGSSEAHSISLASRLNPPQIHRFSNSFYSDMNGVMTIHAKPLQRRPTYFADRTQNEKEDKASGGGAGAPSCARHRLGRASDTHGLPPSAKQTPVPWRLPSLVSDSQRLKTPNIYSDEVLRGTKLPTGVDHMVSPLVQTSRSRFPPIGVETREQNTAVPGCRLVSYRGRHLQNRVSSAVPDGIERSRLRERTATLEQLSRPSTTHTFRQLDTPQKSSLTQMEFAAHTWTGQSILTGSQYVPKSFQRTTLTLKKRFQVTS; from the exons atGTTATTTGAGGAGAAAGTGAACCCTCAGACCCAGAGTCTGCTGGCCGAATGCGAGGAGTGGACAAGAAGATCCCTCCATCTGAG AGTGTTAGGAGGACAGCTGACCCTGCCCACTGATGAAGGCGTCCAGCATCTCCAGGGCAGCACCGCTGCCTCCACGGCCCACAGACCCCCGCTCAGTGCCTGCGGACGCAGCAGCAACATCAGAGA gtTGTGCATTTCTGGCTCTCAGATAGTCCCAGCAGCGCTCTCAGCCTCTGCCCTGCCAGGCCCTGATGGGACGGGGGTTGCTGACCTAACGGCATGTTCATCCCTGGAAGAAGAGGTTTACCATGTGGATGGAAAGATTGAAGAGTATTTCGCTTTTGACAGAAAAGAGGA TGATGATGAATGTCTTGAACAAAAACCAGCTCAGCCTGGTAGGAAAAGGCGCAAACTCGGACTTCCTCCTGTTTCCCCTCATGAGTGTGTCAAAGATGCTGTGATGGCGGAAGTGTTTGATCACGTCTGGACAAATGTGGTAGAACTTTTGGAAGAGCTGATTAGAAAGCACTGGGAAACTACACTCACAG AAgggaaaaaacagagagaaaaattgaAAGTAGCTGGAAACAGATGTCCACATGTCCTCATTCCACACACTCACGCTGATGGAGCCAGTGGCTCCCCGTCCGGAAGCTCCGAGGCTCACAGCATCTCCCTGGCTTCTCGTCTGAACCCGCCCCAG attcatcGCTTCTCCAACAGTTTTTATAGTGACATGAATGGCGTCATGACAATTCACGCAAAACCGCTTCAGCGGAGACCTACCTATTTCGCCGACAGAACGCA GAATGAGAAGGAGGACAAAGCCTCGGGTGGAGGGGCAGGTGCTCCCTCCTGCGCACGGCACAGACTGGGACGGGCCTCAGACACTCATGGATTACCGCCTTCTGCAAAGCAGACACCCGTGCCCTGGAGGCTGCCTTCTCTTGTGTCAGATTCTCAGAGACTCAAAACCCCCAACATCTATAGTGACGAAGTTCTTCGGGGAACAAAACT GCCGACTGGCGTGGACCACATGGTTTCGCCACTGGTTCAGACATCACGGAGCAGGTTCCCCCCGATAGGCGTGGAGACCAGGGAGCAGAATACGGCAGTTCCTGGATGCCGCCTTGTGTCT TACAGAGGAAGGCATCTGCAAAACCGTGTGTCGAGTGCCGTGCCTGACGGTATAGAACGATCACGTCTTCGAGAAAGAACCGCTACCCTGGAACAGCTGTCGAGGCCCAGCACAACCCACACGTTCCGG caGTTGGATACGCCTCAAAAAAGTTCACTGACACAAATGGAATTTGCTGCTCACACATGGACAGGGCAAAGTATTTTGACAG GTTCACAATATGTGCCTAAATCTTTTCAGAGGACAACCTTGACTTTAAAGAAGAGATTCCAAGTGACATCTTGA
- the FAM149A gene encoding protein FAM149A isoform X14, whose product MLFEEKVNPQTQSLLAECEEWTRRSLHLRVLGGQLTLPTDEGVQHLQGSTAASTAHRPPLSACGRSSNIRELCISGSQIVPAALSASALPGPDGTGVADLTACSSLEEEVYHVDGKIEEYFAFDRKEDDDECLEQKPAQPGRKRRKLGLPPVSPHECVKDAVMAEVFDHVWTNVVELLEELIRKHWETTLTEGKKQREKLKVAGNRCPHVLIPHTHADGASGSPSGSSEAHSISLASRLNPPQIHRFSNSFYSDMNGVMTIHAKPLQRRPTYFADRTQPTGVDHMVSPLVQTSRSRFPPIGVETREQNTAVPGCRLVSYRGRHLQNRVSSAVPDGIERSRLRERTATLEQLSRPSTTHTFRQLDTPQKSSLTQMEFAAHTWTGQSILTENFKHIILKINFVLWEAETGRSRGQDIKTIPANTVKPRLY is encoded by the exons atGTTATTTGAGGAGAAAGTGAACCCTCAGACCCAGAGTCTGCTGGCCGAATGCGAGGAGTGGACAAGAAGATCCCTCCATCTGAG AGTGTTAGGAGGACAGCTGACCCTGCCCACTGATGAAGGCGTCCAGCATCTCCAGGGCAGCACCGCTGCCTCCACGGCCCACAGACCCCCGCTCAGTGCCTGCGGACGCAGCAGCAACATCAGAGA gtTGTGCATTTCTGGCTCTCAGATAGTCCCAGCAGCGCTCTCAGCCTCTGCCCTGCCAGGCCCTGATGGGACGGGGGTTGCTGACCTAACGGCATGTTCATCCCTGGAAGAAGAGGTTTACCATGTGGATGGAAAGATTGAAGAGTATTTCGCTTTTGACAGAAAAGAGGA TGATGATGAATGTCTTGAACAAAAACCAGCTCAGCCTGGTAGGAAAAGGCGCAAACTCGGACTTCCTCCTGTTTCCCCTCATGAGTGTGTCAAAGATGCTGTGATGGCGGAAGTGTTTGATCACGTCTGGACAAATGTGGTAGAACTTTTGGAAGAGCTGATTAGAAAGCACTGGGAAACTACACTCACAG AAgggaaaaaacagagagaaaaattgaAAGTAGCTGGAAACAGATGTCCACATGTCCTCATTCCACACACTCACGCTGATGGAGCCAGTGGCTCCCCGTCCGGAAGCTCCGAGGCTCACAGCATCTCCCTGGCTTCTCGTCTGAACCCGCCCCAG attcatcGCTTCTCCAACAGTTTTTATAGTGACATGAATGGCGTCATGACAATTCACGCAAAACCGCTTCAGCGGAGACCTACCTATTTCGCCGACAGAACGCA GCCGACTGGCGTGGACCACATGGTTTCGCCACTGGTTCAGACATCACGGAGCAGGTTCCCCCCGATAGGCGTGGAGACCAGGGAGCAGAATACGGCAGTTCCTGGATGCCGCCTTGTGTCT TACAGAGGAAGGCATCTGCAAAACCGTGTGTCGAGTGCCGTGCCTGACGGTATAGAACGATCACGTCTTCGAGAAAGAACCGCTACCCTGGAACAGCTGTCGAGGCCCAGCACAACCCACACGTTCCGG caGTTGGATACGCCTCAAAAAAGTTCACTGACACAAATGGAATTTGCTGCTCACACATGGACAGGGCAAAGTATTTTGACAG agaattttaaacatataatcctaaaaataaatttcgtactttgggaggccgagacgggcagatcacgaggtcaggacatcaagaccatcccagctaacacagtgaaaccccgtctctactaa
- the FAM149A gene encoding protein FAM149A isoform X11: MLFEEKVNPQTQSLLAECEEWTRRSLHLRVLGGQLTLPTDEGVQHLQGSTAASTAHRPPLSACGRSSNIRELCISGSQIVPAALSASALPGPDGTGVADLTACSSLEEEVYHVDGKIEEYFAFDRKEDDDECLEQKPAQPGRKRRKLGLPPVSPHECVKDAVMAEVFDHVWTNVVELLEELIRKHWETTLTEGKKQREKLKVAGNRCPHVLIPHTHADGASGSPSGSSEAHSISLASRLNPPQIHRFSNSFYSDMNGVMTIHAKPLQRRPTYFADRTQNEKEDKASGGGAGAPSCARHRLGRASDTHGLPPSAKQTPVPWRLPSLVSDSQRLKTPNIYSDEVLRGTKLPTGVDHMVSPLVQTSRSRFPPIGVETREQNTAVPGCRLVSYRGRHLQNRVSSAVPDGIERSRLRERTATLEQLSRPSTTHTFRQLDTPQKSSLTQMEFAAHTWTGQSILTENFKHIILKINFVLWEAETGRSRGQDIKTIPANTVKPRLY; the protein is encoded by the exons atGTTATTTGAGGAGAAAGTGAACCCTCAGACCCAGAGTCTGCTGGCCGAATGCGAGGAGTGGACAAGAAGATCCCTCCATCTGAG AGTGTTAGGAGGACAGCTGACCCTGCCCACTGATGAAGGCGTCCAGCATCTCCAGGGCAGCACCGCTGCCTCCACGGCCCACAGACCCCCGCTCAGTGCCTGCGGACGCAGCAGCAACATCAGAGA gtTGTGCATTTCTGGCTCTCAGATAGTCCCAGCAGCGCTCTCAGCCTCTGCCCTGCCAGGCCCTGATGGGACGGGGGTTGCTGACCTAACGGCATGTTCATCCCTGGAAGAAGAGGTTTACCATGTGGATGGAAAGATTGAAGAGTATTTCGCTTTTGACAGAAAAGAGGA TGATGATGAATGTCTTGAACAAAAACCAGCTCAGCCTGGTAGGAAAAGGCGCAAACTCGGACTTCCTCCTGTTTCCCCTCATGAGTGTGTCAAAGATGCTGTGATGGCGGAAGTGTTTGATCACGTCTGGACAAATGTGGTAGAACTTTTGGAAGAGCTGATTAGAAAGCACTGGGAAACTACACTCACAG AAgggaaaaaacagagagaaaaattgaAAGTAGCTGGAAACAGATGTCCACATGTCCTCATTCCACACACTCACGCTGATGGAGCCAGTGGCTCCCCGTCCGGAAGCTCCGAGGCTCACAGCATCTCCCTGGCTTCTCGTCTGAACCCGCCCCAG attcatcGCTTCTCCAACAGTTTTTATAGTGACATGAATGGCGTCATGACAATTCACGCAAAACCGCTTCAGCGGAGACCTACCTATTTCGCCGACAGAACGCA GAATGAGAAGGAGGACAAAGCCTCGGGTGGAGGGGCAGGTGCTCCCTCCTGCGCACGGCACAGACTGGGACGGGCCTCAGACACTCATGGATTACCGCCTTCTGCAAAGCAGACACCCGTGCCCTGGAGGCTGCCTTCTCTTGTGTCAGATTCTCAGAGACTCAAAACCCCCAACATCTATAGTGACGAAGTTCTTCGGGGAACAAAACT GCCGACTGGCGTGGACCACATGGTTTCGCCACTGGTTCAGACATCACGGAGCAGGTTCCCCCCGATAGGCGTGGAGACCAGGGAGCAGAATACGGCAGTTCCTGGATGCCGCCTTGTGTCT TACAGAGGAAGGCATCTGCAAAACCGTGTGTCGAGTGCCGTGCCTGACGGTATAGAACGATCACGTCTTCGAGAAAGAACCGCTACCCTGGAACAGCTGTCGAGGCCCAGCACAACCCACACGTTCCGG caGTTGGATACGCCTCAAAAAAGTTCACTGACACAAATGGAATTTGCTGCTCACACATGGACAGGGCAAAGTATTTTGACAG agaattttaaacatataatcctaaaaataaatttcgtactttgggaggccgagacgggcagatcacgaggtcaggacatcaagaccatcccagctaacacagtgaaaccccgtctctactaa
- the FAM149A gene encoding protein FAM149A isoform X13 → MLFEEKVNPQTQSLLAECEEWTRRSLHLRVLGGQLTLPTDEGVQHLQGSTAASTAHRPPLSACGRSSNIRELCISGSQIVPAALSASALPGPDGTGVADLTACSSLEEEVYHVDGKIEEYFAFDRKEDDDECLEQKPAQPGRKRRKLGLPPVSPHECVKDAVMAEVFDHVWTNVVELLEELIRKHWETTLTEGKKQREKLKVAGNRCPHVLIPHTHADGASGSPSGSSEAHSISLASRLNPPQIHRFSNSFYSDMNGVMTIHAKPLQRRPTYFADRTQNEKEDKASGGGAGAPSCARHRLGRASDTHGLPPSAKQTPVPWRLPSLVSDSQRLKTPNIYSDEVLRGTKLPTGVDHMVSPLVQTSRSRFPPIGVETREQNTAVPGCRLVSYRGRHLQNRVSSAVPDGIERSRLRERTATLEQLSRPSTTHTFRLDTPQKSSLTQMEFAAHTWTGQSILTGSQYVPKSFQRTTLTLKKRFQVTS, encoded by the exons atGTTATTTGAGGAGAAAGTGAACCCTCAGACCCAGAGTCTGCTGGCCGAATGCGAGGAGTGGACAAGAAGATCCCTCCATCTGAG AGTGTTAGGAGGACAGCTGACCCTGCCCACTGATGAAGGCGTCCAGCATCTCCAGGGCAGCACCGCTGCCTCCACGGCCCACAGACCCCCGCTCAGTGCCTGCGGACGCAGCAGCAACATCAGAGA gtTGTGCATTTCTGGCTCTCAGATAGTCCCAGCAGCGCTCTCAGCCTCTGCCCTGCCAGGCCCTGATGGGACGGGGGTTGCTGACCTAACGGCATGTTCATCCCTGGAAGAAGAGGTTTACCATGTGGATGGAAAGATTGAAGAGTATTTCGCTTTTGACAGAAAAGAGGA TGATGATGAATGTCTTGAACAAAAACCAGCTCAGCCTGGTAGGAAAAGGCGCAAACTCGGACTTCCTCCTGTTTCCCCTCATGAGTGTGTCAAAGATGCTGTGATGGCGGAAGTGTTTGATCACGTCTGGACAAATGTGGTAGAACTTTTGGAAGAGCTGATTAGAAAGCACTGGGAAACTACACTCACAG AAgggaaaaaacagagagaaaaattgaAAGTAGCTGGAAACAGATGTCCACATGTCCTCATTCCACACACTCACGCTGATGGAGCCAGTGGCTCCCCGTCCGGAAGCTCCGAGGCTCACAGCATCTCCCTGGCTTCTCGTCTGAACCCGCCCCAG attcatcGCTTCTCCAACAGTTTTTATAGTGACATGAATGGCGTCATGACAATTCACGCAAAACCGCTTCAGCGGAGACCTACCTATTTCGCCGACAGAACGCA GAATGAGAAGGAGGACAAAGCCTCGGGTGGAGGGGCAGGTGCTCCCTCCTGCGCACGGCACAGACTGGGACGGGCCTCAGACACTCATGGATTACCGCCTTCTGCAAAGCAGACACCCGTGCCCTGGAGGCTGCCTTCTCTTGTGTCAGATTCTCAGAGACTCAAAACCCCCAACATCTATAGTGACGAAGTTCTTCGGGGAACAAAACT GCCGACTGGCGTGGACCACATGGTTTCGCCACTGGTTCAGACATCACGGAGCAGGTTCCCCCCGATAGGCGTGGAGACCAGGGAGCAGAATACGGCAGTTCCTGGATGCCGCCTTGTGTCT TACAGAGGAAGGCATCTGCAAAACCGTGTGTCGAGTGCCGTGCCTGACGGTATAGAACGATCACGTCTTCGAGAAAGAACCGCTACCCTGGAACAGCTGTCGAGGCCCAGCACAACCCACACGTTCCGG TTGGATACGCCTCAAAAAAGTTCACTGACACAAATGGAATTTGCTGCTCACACATGGACAGGGCAAAGTATTTTGACAG GTTCACAATATGTGCCTAAATCTTTTCAGAGGACAACCTTGACTTTAAAGAAGAGATTCCAAGTGACATCTTGA